tttagataccCTCAACATGTCCCAGCTGTTTTGTCCCTGCCAGTTTTTATAAACcaaaggggcaaggatccaatacagaagtCCAAGCACTTTGTCAATCTcctcaagatcatagaatcatagaatcatagaatagcagagttggaaggggcctacaaggccatcgagtccaaccccctgctcaatgcaggaatccaccctaaagcatacctgacagatggttgtccagctgcctcttgaaggcctctagtgtgggagagcccacaacctcactaggcaactgattccattgtcgtactgctctaacagtcaggaagtttttcctgatgtccagctggaatctggcttcctttaacttgagcccgttattccgtgtcctgcactctgggaggatcgagaagagatgtaCCAACTGAAACCAATCCAACGAAACTGGGCAAGACTGTGCTCTGGGTTCACCTGCTATAATACTGGAAGATTCAAGAGATTTTATCTTGGAAGCGCCTTGCAAATATATCACAATGGGCCTCTGATGGAGCCCGTGATGTCCTTAGGGCCAGCATTAAATAAGCCCTAGAAAAccctgaaaagctccactgggtggCAACTAAAAGATTCTACAGAAGCAGAGAAATGTTGTTTTTGCCACCTTCACTGACCCTGAATATACCTGAGGGTAGGGACTCACCAATGTTCAATTATTTCTGTGAAGGTGGCATGAAATGCATTAAAAGATTACATGTTTTATTGTGTGAATATGATGAATATTCTCAGCAGGGCATGCCAGAGAGCTCCGACATATACAGCAGTGATCAAACAACTCAGGTGTAACATTGATTGAAAGTAATGAGATTAATGTCCATATAAAAGTGTTGAGGACTGGGAAATAGGGGAGAAATGGAGCAATAGAAGAAAGGAAAGCctctatggggtggggggagaacgaCAAGCATCTCAAATCTTCCTAATTTTGCTTTTGGGGACAAGCTATATTCAACAGCCATTATAGAGATAGCAATCTTATATAAGAGAAACCAAAATGCTGAGAGAGTTAGAGCACCTTCCGCAAGAAATGTCTAAGCCAAGGGAAAAAATAGCCAAGGGGGACAGGTTAGAGGTTGTAAAATTGTGCATAGTGTGGGGAAAGTAGATAGGGCAACATTCCATCATAATTCTCAAACGCAGGATAATCTAATGAAATTGACTAGCAGTCAGTGGCGGGAGAATGGGGGCTCtcgttttggtggggctgtgcttccattctgggttttagttggaaccagccagaactccaaaggatcaGTACCCTCCaaatggcttcagcaccttggataggtcctttggttctgattgaaacccagagcagcaaACCCTACTAACATCAGAGCCCCCAGGCTTCACTGCTGCCTTCTTTAGACTGGCCCATCTAGAGGAAAATGTTGTCAAAAGAGGATAGAGAGGCACAAAAAAATGCCTATGTTGCTCTTCCCACACTGCCAACAGCAGCCCGGCAGGGCATTGGATACTTGGAAGCCTCCAAGATTGGAGGTTTCTTTCTAAAGAGAATGCAGTCCATAGGATTTCACTCTACagggggattagagaaattcatggaggataggtctatcaAAGGCTATTAACCATGATGGGGAATGGACCTTCCATTGACAAGAGaggcagtttgccactgaatatCACCAGCATTGGGAGCAATAGGGGGAAGACGCCTATTTCTGTCATTCCCTATTTATGGGCTTTCTGAAttatctgtttggccactgtggacgCAGgatttttggtctgatccaacaggaatAACCTCATGTTTTTGAGCCatgttaataataattattattacaacactaataaaaacactataaaatacatacaactaattcaaacatttaaaaccagtgcatcattaaaagcagcacaccattaaaaaaggcatcttaaatgTAGAGACAGGAACTGGAAGACATGAGAAAGGAAAATAAGTCAACCAAATGCTTTCATGGTagaataaagttttaaaagttgAAAAATTCTTGTGAACTGAATCTTGAAGTTGCAGGCTTCTACAGCCAGTGCTGCCCCAAGGTTTCCTGTTCCCATTGTATTAAAACTTAATTAGGCCTCCTAATTTAGTACTGCAAACACACGACCCACCATTTGAAATTTCTGCCTCTGCTTCTCTACCACTCCTTCTAAATGCGATTACAATTCAAAAGTATTTTGAGAGGTTCTAGTGCATGATTCCTTTATCAATAGTCCCAAACACGATTTGCAATCATTTTTTCCTTCTTGTAGATTTGCACGTTTTAAAAGCTTCCTCCCAGCTGCCTTTCCAGAACTTTCAAATGCATAATTGCCAAACCAAAAGCAGGAAAGTAGTTGGAAAACTTGCAAGGGAAAGTGATAAATGGAGAGAAAGCTAAATTACCCTTACATACTGTTTCTCCCCTGCAAAATGCAATGGGAAAGTGGTGATAAGTTTCTGAGCTGCGTTTGGCACCGAACGTGTTATTAGAGTGCCAAACTAGAGACAtcagacaatggactggatgagggctaataaactgaaactcaatccaggcaagactgagatgctgctggtgggtggttcctctgatcggatggggggcgttcaactggttctggatggggttgcactccccctgaaggagcaggttcatagcttgggggttctcctagaaccatctttgtcacttgaggctcatgtggcctcggtggcacagagtgctttctaccaactccggttggtggcccagctacgcctctatctggacagggataacctagcttcagttgtccatacttcggtaacttccaaattagattactgcaatgccctctacatggggcagcctttgaagacggtctggaagctgcagcttgtgcaaaatgcggcggccagattgatagctggaacagggaggtttgagcatataacaccgattctggcctacttgcattggctgcctatatgtttccgagcccaattcaaggtgctggttttaatctataaagccctacatggcttgggaccacaatacctttttttttttttttggtaacaaaagaGGTTTATTGAGAGTCAGGAAATGGGAAAGCAATGGCCATTTCTAGAAAACTTTTAAATCCCCTTCACTCTTCCCACCGAGGGAACAAATCAAGAGTCCATAATGTGTGGTGTGGTGCCAATTCAGTGGGGTGGGAGCCTTCAGCAAACAACCCAAGTCCGGGACCTGCAAGCAAAATCTCCTTCTCAGCCCACAAAGTTGATGACAACAAGATGCAGGATGGTGCTGGCAAAGAGGAAGTCAGCGAAGGCCCGTTCCGGTGAGATCCCCTGAAATTCCCCTTTGTTCTGTGGGTTGATTTGGATCTTCAAGCAAACGCCCAGGATGAAGCTGCCTACGGCGGAGATGAAGCCCGAGAGGAACGAGTTGAAGGGAAAGGTGCCGACGCCGAGGCAGTAGCTGAACTGCAGCGCTCCCGTCAGCATGACGTAGAGCAGGTAGGCGTCCAGCACCTTCAGGCGGCTCGGAGTCCCGCTGCTGTACTCGGCCAGGAAGCGCCGCACCACGGAGCCCACCGAGCTCGCCCCGGAGCTGGACGACCCAGAAGTTGCACCTGACATTGCGACGGATCAGCTCTCCGGACGGCCTGACTGAGTGGTCGGAAGCGAGGGggcgggaccacaatacctgatggaacgcctctcccgacatgaacctacccgtacactgcgctcaacatctaaggtcctcctccgagtgcctactccgagggaagctcggaggatggcaacaagggagagggccttctcagtggttgccccccgactgtggaatgatcttcccgataaggctcgcctggcgccaacgttgttatcttttcggtgccaggtcaagacctttctcttctcccaggcattttaaaagcacttgaacagcatttaataacattaagtttgttttaatggcccccagaattgttgttttaaatgaatactgttattgtttttatactgtttttatgttttttaaattttttgtatacttttaatgtttactatttttaattgttgtaaaccgcccagagagcttcggctgtggggtagtatataaatgtaatgaaataaataaataaatatcagatcaACCAACAGTCTTTTCTTTTACTCAAATACAGCTCTATGGATTAGGGCTAATCATTTTAAAGTTAGCAGCACAGGGAAAGGTGCTTCTCCCAGGTATAGGCATGCGCAGGGAGCgggccgggtgtgcccaggcacacccaaatgtctcaagcaataagcacaaaattgagggggccattgagtagggatccaaacacagtgggaatggtcctctggctgccctccaccATGCTGAAGAACCACTGCCACCAAGAGAGCACTGTTGctactggcagcaggagcaaaaacaaattgctgtgctgggagcctctctgtcaTCACGTAGcctcaccaatgctggggcttgaggatcGTCTCCTCATTTCCCACTgccctcacctgcaacagccctcctgtggtcaggcaagccaaatgcggAGTAGGCCATTTCTATTCATACAGTGCCCAATGAGTTCCCCATGTAAAGCCCAGTAGGACATATGTGCAATAGCACACTCTTTCCCAAACCTGTAGTTTACCCCACAGGGGTGTAGTAGGGAAAATACCTCTtagacaccccctcccccttgccattGCCTGAGAAAATtggtacatacacacacacaaaaactataGCTGTATTTCAGTAAAAGAAGGAACATTTGAAGATGTGGTCACAGATCTCCCAAGGCATTGGCAGCTTGGCCCTGAGCCTCAGAGAGAGCATTTTAGAAAAATTCAGATGCACATGCGGCATCTGGATTGCTGCCAAAACCTCCTGCCTACAGCTGTTTGGGGACTACATTGTTAGTAtgtgaggggggaaaaacaggaaTGATTGGCAGGGCCAATGAATGACACCTGCCCTGcctccccccttaaaaaaaaggcTGATTGAAGACTGATTCTAAGAAGCACTGGGCTGATGGCTGTAGCTGCCACTTCATTTTTCCACAAAGTCCTTGATGTTAaattatgggaaatttaaatcACACAGACAGACATCCACCAGGCACTAGTTGGAGGCTACTATGATAGGGTgagtatatgaaaaggaggacagggctcctgtatctttaacagttgcgtagaaaagggaatttcagtaggtgtcatttgtatatatggagaacctggtgaaatttcctcctcatcacagcagttaaagctgcagaagccctgccctcttgtatctggtcacacaaggccaggctcctgcagctttaactgttgtgacgaaaagggaatttcatcaggtgcctcatgcatacaaattatttatttatttatttatttatttatttatttatttattttattattgcattgatatcatgccttttttcctccaaggaacccaaggtggcattcataatcctccttctctccattttatcctcacaacaaccctatgaggcaggttgggcggagagtctgtgactggcccaaagtcacccagtggattttcatggctgagtggggatgagaacccagatctcccaactccaagtccaacactttagccatgacACCATAATAGcactacacctgctgaaattccgttttctatgtaactgttaaaagatacaggagccttgtcctccttttcattttttttctttttattgtgaatatcaacaaaacagaacagaaaatacatgtcctccttttcatatggtcagcctaaggtCCACTAATACAGGAAGGGGGCCATCATAGGTCACTTCCTGCAGGATCCCCTCAAAACTAGAGGCCTAAGAGAAAAGTATCATCAGAAGCAGCAAGAAATCTCTGGAATTTTCTTAGATTTACAATTCTTTGCCTCTCTTTCTAACTCTCTGTTGTTTTCCTACAGCTGCTTCCTACATTCTAATGATTTGGCTGACTCTTATAACTATTTACAATTGAAAGCCTTGTAACCTCCCCACAAAAAGTGCATATATATCCGAAAAGATATAATGTATTTGCTTTTAAGTTAATTTCTCCCAGTATTTCATCAGTTGTTTGTGCCTCCCCCCTTTTCTTGCCTCAGCACATTAGCTTGCTTTGTTTTTATAATTAGAGAATAAATCCTTGCCAAAAGAATATCAAACAAGCAAAATGCCAAGGTGATAAAGAAGGATTTACTGCTCTTTCATGAATTTCTGCCTTTTCACAAAGAGTGGGAGCTACTTCAGATGCAAATTGTTGTGCATTTaaggaaaaaatattttctgaTTCAGGGTTATGCAAATAGTTCCAACGCATTACACCTATGAAGCTGGTCTCTCTTTATTTTGAGAAAGACGACAAAAGGTGACCCTCTCCTGGCTAagggaaggtgtgtgtgagagacagacagacagacagagagagctgAGCAAAGAAACAAGTTGTGAAAACAGAGCTTCTCTGCATCAAAGCAAAAAACCCGCCCCCTTACTGAGCTTTCTTCTTGATGAGTATTTCTAGGATACAATGTGCACAATAAACATGCCTCCCGCTTTCCTCAGCCCCCTCTTTTGGTGGTTTGCTTTGTGGGGAAGTTCCaaatgttccatttatacagcgaACAGATGGGCGCCACAACATTGCAGCAATATTGCAGAAATACACCAGCTGTTTGATGGTGGTGTACGTTTGTTAAAGCATTTTCGGCAAGTTAAACCATGGTGGAGTAAGTCTCAAAAATGttaggagaggcactggaggatggCAATGTCATGAAAAGCACCTGCAAACCTCAGTGAGTAACTAATCTTTATCGCACTACATAAGCTCCATGTGAAGAAGCCCTACAGGGGGCAGACAGAGCGATGGCTGAAATCTCACCCAGAATGTCTAATCACTTAGGGAACTGTAGAGTGTGCAACACACCTAACCTCCCCTTCACCATTATCTCTGTGCCCTAGTGAGCCACTGGCCCTACAATCCATCACCAAAGCTCctggcatgcaggccaggaaAGGGGAACTGGACAGCATGCTGGCTGGCTGATGTTGTGTCCAATTTATTACCCCACCTAGGACCATATGTATAATTTGTTCCCTCCTCTTCTCTGCCAAGATCCAAATAGGCACTGCACCACACAAGTTAATCTTGTAATGGAATAAAGTAAGCAgaataggaaataataataaaaaaacacctgatGAGAattaatttggtttttaaaagtgtaaattCCCTGTCTCCCCTCCACTCACTGGGTGCTTGCAGTCTTAGTTTGGATCAAGGATCCTTGCAGCTGCTTTTGTAGACaaggagcttctctacattaagcaatcCTTATTGGTCTTTCTTCCTCTGGAGTCTTTCCAAGTTTACAATGCACAGTTTTAGACAGtgaacacatgatttggaattgaaaacttctcttCTCAGCAATGCTGTATATGTTcagtgaaacagcaccatctagtagctGAATTATAGCGCTATGTTGGCATTACGCACTGCCAATATAGCACCATTGTTACTACAGCTTATTgacaatctttttgaaagcaggataagagggggaaagcatgggAAACATCTTGAAAGTTGACGATGTCATGGAAAATATCCCAAAACCTCTGTGAgtgcatgcaataaattgcttatgtaaagcatgcaataaatcactcatgtagagaaactcAAATAGATGTAGCCAATTTAAGCATGGTTTTGAATCACAGCCTTTAAAGTCATGTGTagttgcaccttggagagctggCCTTCTCTTGTCTCTGGTCTTCTTTGTTgccattcctcctccttctccttcctcaaaCGCAAGAATATCTTCTTTGCTAAATACAAAGCTTCACGGATGAATGTTACAGCTGATAGATGTTTCTAGGATGATTCAGTAAATTACTCACAATATGAAAGTGCCACTTTCTACAGAGCAAAAGTGGATGTCTATAAATGAAGATAGTTGGGAGCATATCACAATTGCAATTGAAATTATAATGATGTGCGTATATGTGTTTAAATTACACATGATATAGGATCTTATTATTTAAGGTAAGTGCCTCTAAGACTGGCTTAATAGCATTTTGCATCTCCTTGATGAGGAATTGTCTAAAATGTGCTGAATTCTAAAGGCATCTAATAGCTTGGAACATATTGAATACATTATAAAGCCTCCTGGGTGCTATAAGAAGCTTAATTTGGAATGAGATTTCATTGAGCCATGAAGCCTAATCTTACACATGTCTATATGGAAGATAGTTTCACTAAGTTCAATGGTAGTTACTTCTTAGTAAGTGATCTTAGGAACCGAAGCTTtgggctgcaatcatatacctaCTCATGtaaaaggaagtcccattgaattcaatggggattaTTTACATGTATATGTGACTGGGATTGcatgtttaattttaatttaagtaaCCAGAATGGGTAATGTTTTCTCCCAAATCCCATTATTTTCACTGAAAACATTCTTTCGTTCTGGATCTGCCAGAATATGTTCTTACCCTCATGTGCTTCCCATAAATGACAGTCCTTCTCAGATGTGTAAATGAATGTGTGTAACCATGATCTTTTTATTCACAACCCAAGCAGTTAATCCTACTAACATGTTTGGACAAGGGTAGGTCAATTAACAAGAGACTGACTTTGTCAATTAACAAGGAGAATATCAAGCAAAACAAATCTTTTGCAAGATAGCCAAGCACAGCTGAGTGGCTTAGCACACTTCCTCATATAGATGAGCTGGGAGCAATCTCCACAGATGATTTCGTGCAGACGGAGAGCAGTTTGAGGTGTGGCGACACATGGCATCATCACCAATCTGCAGCCAACCAGCAGCTTCCctcttgaaaagctgcattttctgaaAGCCCTTTTAGTCTGCATTTATTTCTTAAAGTGACTCCCAGGAGCTTCCGCTGCAGTGTGCCCCCTCCTtccgcattaaatcctgggcatgcctctgtGAGGTGGCAGTGAGGTGGTTAAGGGACTGGGCTgtccctttcccccacctccattccTTTCACCAGGGAGAGTATGGAGCCtacctttcccattcataaaatcaCTGCAGCAATGTTTCTCCTCATTTCAATGGCGTAGTGGCTGTTTTTGTGCTTCAGAGTATGTAGCCTTATTTCAGAGCACAGTAGCACGGGGAAGTATGGAGAAGGATGAGAAACAAGCCTCCCCTGTTCGCTGAGTGGGGTTGATGGGTTTAATGGAGTGCCTGCTATCAaattcggctgatacgccagctgcgcccctttctagagttggaagacctaaagacagtagtgcacacgctggtaacttcgaggcttgacttctgcaatgcgctctacatagggctacctttgtgcctagtccggaaacttcaactagttcaaaatatggcagccaggccggtacacctaggggggaccacattacaccagttttaaaatctcttcactggctgccaattagtttccgggcaaagtataaagtgttggttattaccattaaagccctacatggtttgggtccaggctacttgtgggatctccttctcccatacaatccgccccacacacacaggtcctctgggaaaaatctacttcagtcagtcaaagttaggctgacaagtatttctcggaggaccttctcttctactgctcccagactatggaacagcctgccagaggagactcgtcaacttagcagtctattagcattcaagaaagctataaagactgatctcttccggcaggcttatccagtggaattttaagatgtttttggaatgtttttaggatgttttaacaatgtaaattatgttttaattcagttttatgtattttatatttactgttgttccccgcctcaatcaaaatggagaggcgggtaagaaataaattagtagtagtagtaatagtagtagtatttaaTGATATTCGGTTCTACACAGCCCACCTGGAATCTGAAGTGCTttcatgtgatgatgatgatgatgatttatttatatagcaccatcaatgtacatggtgctgtacagagtaaaacagtaaatagcaaggccctaccgcataggcttacaatctaataaaatcataataaaacaataaggaggggaagagaatgccaacaggcacagggtagggtaagcaggcacagggtagggtaaaactaacagtataaagtccgcacaacatcaagttttaaaagctttaggaaaaagaaaagtttttagttgagctttaaaagctgcgattgaacttgtagttctcaaatgttctggaagagcgttccaggcgtaaggggcagcagaagaaaatggacggagccgagcaagggaagtagaggcccttgggcaggcgagaaacatggcatcagaggagcgaagagcacgagcggggcaatagtgtgagatgagagaggagagataggaaggagctagaccgtgaaaagctttgaaggttaacaggagaagtttatattggattctgaagtgaattggattctgaagtgaagagatttcagaagcggagtaacatggtcagagctgcgagccaagaagatgatctttgcggcagagtggtgaacagaaaccaacgaactgatgtgagaagaaggaaggccagagagaagaaggttgcagtagtccaaccgtgaaataaccagcgcatgaacaagcgtcttggcagaagagacagatctGTGAAAGCATTTTTAGGTGCTACATAATCTGCATTTCCTTCATTGTGTGTCCCTGTAAACCATAGCTGATGTAATGAAAATCTGGATAATACCCCAACACAATTCTCATTCCATTCTCATGTAGGCAGCCCCTTGGTCACAAACATCCCAAACCAAAGTCTCATCAAAAGATATCAAAGTATGGTCACAGTGGGATTCGAGTCATGCTGGCTGCCTCAGTTGTCACTATGGTCGGAGACCATAGAGTTTGGCCACACTGACTAGAGCATTGCTGGAAGTTCCAGACTCTCTAGCAGCTGTTTCCATGGTGGTTTTACAACAGAGCAGCTGATCTTATTTACAGAACACACAATAGATTACCAGGCAAGCCACCCTGGGGCCCGTTACCCCCACTGCAGAGGTTAGATACCCAAGGTTGGTATTCTGCTTCCATTTTGTGTTCACACACTGTATCTTACCATTTCCAGTTTGCCTGGAGATCTCTAGCAAGTTAGAACAAAATACCCTTGTAGTTTCCCACCAAACCTACAGCTGGGCAAAGTTTGCCCCATCTAACTTTTTTCCACACAAAGGTGACCTTCGGAGGAGATTAGGTGGCATTCATGGGAGGTCCAAGAAAGTCCACCAACTTAAACAGTTCTAAAAggcaattagacaaattcatggaggataagcctATTAATGGCTACTTGCCATTACAGTTATATacaacctccaggatcagagtcaGTGaatgggttcagataacacaataatccacactgaagggttgagtgtgggttgtctttgaactgtgggttatcatgttgtctgaacccactatactaacaaaccatggtttgttaaccatggtttgttaaccacaaacaactaaTGAAGAGTACCCATGTCTTGTTGTTGGGCTGTAAAGTGTGGGTTCTACTGCAGCTggatatcatgttgtctgaacccagccagcatttctttaGATTCTAATGGCTGGGGAAGAGCAGTGGGGAGGAAGGGCTCTTCCCCATACCCTACTTtgatatctggttggccactgtgggaataggaTGCAGGACTAGACAGATGTTTGCTGGATTGACCATTGCCAagagggctcttcctatgttatgCTACAagagtgggatggggggaagaaccgTATTTTGGGTTTCTGTGCCATTCATTGATTCCTAGCAAAGAGAAGCCCTGTCTGTTTTTCCAATACCAATATAATGTAAACTTGATAAGTCGCTTAAACTAATGTCAACAAGTCTGCAATTATCAAAAGCAACAAGTTAGCAGAATGCATCCTTGAGATTTGACAACTTAGCATCCTTTAGGCAAATGGTGCATTAAAtactttaatgtatattttaacaAGAACTTGATAAGTATTTCATTTTCATGTTTAACAATGCCTGAAAAGAATCCACAGCCTAGATTTGGCGAAATAGGCTGTGCAAACAATCCACAGCCTAGATTCTACAACACCCAACAACCTCCATTTAATCTGTAAAATTGCAAGCATCTCACGGTAGTGTACAATTCTAATTTTAAACCTCAGTAGCTTCCATTTCCACAATAAATCTAAGTAGTAAGTGAGTTTCAGTCAAACCAAACTTGATGTGCTG
This genomic stretch from Elgaria multicarinata webbii isolate HBS135686 ecotype San Diego chromosome 10, rElgMul1.1.pri, whole genome shotgun sequence harbors:
- the LOC134404670 gene encoding dolichyl-diphosphooligosaccharide--protein glycosyltransferase subunit DAD1-like; protein product: MSGATSGSSSSGASSVGSVVRRFLAEYSSGTPSRLKVLDAYLLYVMLTGALQFSYCLGVGTFPFNSFLSGFISAVGSFILGVCLKIQINPQNKGEFQGISPERAFADFLFASTILHLVVINFVG